Proteins encoded together in one Labeo rohita strain BAU-BD-2019 chromosome 21, IGBB_LRoh.1.0, whole genome shotgun sequence window:
- the LOC127151986 gene encoding olfactomedin-like protein 2A: protein MWRIVELVACLLMMSTHVSSQSKIFGEEQVRMTSEGSDCRCKCIMRPLTRDACARLRTGSVRVEDFYTVETVSSGADCKCSCTAPPSSLNPCENEWKMEKLKKQAPELLKLQSMVDLLEGTLFSMDLLKVHSYINKVVSQMNNLEEMIKMNLSRENDFVRDSVATLTNQLRQYENHSDIMMSIKKELSNLGLQLLQKDSTASGPKSKAQDTLGTNIKDASKFPAKKPEKGKPPPKPVKEKPAKPKKETTKPNKPGKPEQTELPGKTKPSQNQPGLIRGITYYKATKTEETGNQKGEERPDETDTLLEVEAEVEEEQTTIFPNALATETTPATIPTATTTTTPPPTTTQRTTTTSRTIYREERPAPTIALVLDNTSNNSYIAVKEHSCEGTLASVDLPVKQHSYGRNEGAWMKDPAAKDSKIYVTNYYYGNNLVEFRNLDNFKQGRWSNLYKLPYNWIGTGHVVYRGGFYYNRAFTKNIIKYDLKQRFVAAWTQLHDVVYEDTTPWKWKGHSDIDFAVDESGLWVIYPSVDEDYGQAEVIVVSKLDPNDLSVKKETTWRTRLRRNSFGNCFIICGVLYAVDIYNQREGEVSYAYDTLTGAEASPRLPFINEYGFTTQVDYNPKEKVLYAWDNGHQLTYNINFVEQEKK from the exons ATGTGGAGGATAGTGGAACTCGTGGCGTGTTTACTTATGATGTCCACTCATGTATCATCTCAGAGTAAG ATCTTTGGAGAGGAACAAGTCCGCATGACATCAGAGGGATCCGACTGCCGCTGTAAGTGCATCATGCGGCCTTTGACCCGGGATGCATGTGCCCGATTACGAACGGGAAGTGTGCGTGTGGAGGATTTTTACACGGTGGAGACGGTGAGTTCCGGAGCCGACTGTAAATGTTCCTGCACGGCTCCACCCTCCTCTCTCAATCCTTGCGAGAACGAATGGAAGATGGAAAAACTCAAGAAACAGGCACCAGAACTGCTCAAG CTGCAGTCCATGGTGGACCTTCTGGAAGGAACTCTATTCAGTATGGACCTTCTCAAAGTTCACTCATACATCAATAAGGTGGTGTCTCAAATGAACAACCTGGAGGAG ATGATAAAGATGAACCTCTCTCGGGAGAATGACTTTGTGAGAGACAGTGTGGCGACTTTGACCAATCAGCTACGGCAGTACGAGAATCATTCTGACATCATGATGAGCATAAAGAAAGAGCTGTCCAATCTGGGCCTTCAGCTCTTACAGAAAGACTCCACCGCCTCAGGCCCTAAAAGCAAAGCTCAG GACACACTGGGGACAAATATCAAAGATGCTTCAAAGTTTCCAGCAAAGAAACCAGAAAAGGGGAAACCTCCACCAAAGCCAGTGAAGGAAAAGCCGGCCAAGCCGAAGAAagagaccacaaaaccaaacaaacctgGTAAACCGGAGCAAACAGAACTGCCTGGTAAAACAAAACCATCACAGAACCAGCCAGGACTCATCCGGGGAATCACATACTACAAAGCCACCAAAACTGAAGAGACGGGCAACCAAAAAG GTGAAGAGAGACCTGATGAAACGGACACGTTGCTTGAGGTAGAGGCAGAGGTAGAGGAAGAGCAAACTACTATATTTCCCAACGCCTTAGCAACAGAGACAACCCCGGCAACCATACCCACagcgacaacaacaacaacccctCCTCCCACAACAACCCAGAGGACGACAACAACTAGCAGAACAATATACAGAGAGGAGCGACCGGCTCCAACCATTGCACTAGTGCTGGACAACACCAGCAACAACTCATACATCGCAG TTAAAGAACACAGCTGTGAAGGGACGCTGGCCTCGGTTGATCTGCCGGTTAAACAGCACAGCTACGGTAGGAACGAGGGCGCATGGATGAAGGATCCCGCCGCAAAGGATTCCAAAATCTACGTCACCAACTATTACTATGGCAACAACCTTGTGGAGTTCCGgaacttggacaactttaaacaGG GCCGTTGGAGTAACCTGTACAAGCTCCCTTATAACTGGATCGGAACGGGTCATGTTGTGTACAGAGGAGGGTTTTACTACAACCGCGCTTTCACAAAGAACATCATCAAATACGATCTCAAGCAACGGTTTGTAGCCGCCTGGACTCAGCTCCACGATGTTGTCTACGAAGACACCACACCTTGGAAGTGGAAAGGCCACTCTGATATCGACTTCGCCGTAGACGAGAGTGGACTGTGGGTCATTTACCCGTCTGTTGATGAAGACTACGGACAGGCCGAGGTCATCGTAGTTAGCAAACTAGATCCCAATGACCTGTCTGTCAAAAAGGAAACCACGTGGAGGACGAGACTGAGGCGAAATTCCTTCGGGAACTGCTTCATTATATGTGGCGTCCTGTACGCGGTGGACATCTACAATCAAAGGGAAGGGGAGGTTTCGTACGCTTACGATACGCTCACGGGTGCCGAGGCGTCTCCGCGTTTACCTTTCATTAACGAATACGGGTTCACCACACAAGTCGATTACAACCCGAAAGAAAAAGTTCTGTACGCCTGGGACAATGGACACCAGCTCACCTACAACATCAACTTTGTAGAGCaggaaaagaaatga